In Musa acuminata AAA Group cultivar baxijiao chromosome BXJ2-8, Cavendish_Baxijiao_AAA, whole genome shotgun sequence, one genomic interval encodes:
- the LOC135618852 gene encoding uncharacterized protein LOC135618852, which translates to MWPFARGKRASKEKAAETSGEGKHREEDGLLQELGVTDRLREFVKTFTVDTFRSFPLHDDQAADPADVCAQSNVTKDLTEWQERHATLVLSEVKEIAQLRYVLCPRHLKERQFWRIYFQLVKSNVAPYEMHAIQKARMKKLEMEVEESLIKGAIEVEMAETNRGSGSSMTLISKENSLLKDDIDRV; encoded by the exons ATGTGGCCTTTCGCGAGAGGGAAACGAGCGTCGAAGGAGAAGGCCGCGGAGACGAGTGGCGAGGGTAAACACCGGGAGGAGGATGGCCTTCTTCAAGAACTCGGAGTGACGGATCGGCTGCGCGAATTCGTCAAAACCTTCACCGTCGACACCTTCAGATCGTTCCCCCTTCATG ATGATCAGGCTGCAGACCCTGCCGACGTCTGCGCCCAGTCTAATGTCACGAAGGATCTCACGGAGTGGCAGGAGCGGCATGCTACCCTGGTTCTCTCCGAAGTCAAG GAAATTGCACAGCTTCGATATGTTTTGTGCCCTAGGCATCTGAAGGAAAGACAGTTCTGGAGAATATATTTTCAACTTGTTAAGAGCAATGTCGCTCC ATATGAGATGCATGCCATACAGAAAGCAAGGATGAAAAAGTTGGAGATGGAGGTAGAAGAATCATTAATCAAGGGTGCTATTGAGGTCGAGATGGCAGAAACAAACCGTGGAAGTGGTTCATCGATGACACTGATAAGTAAAGAGAATTCTCTCTTGAAGGATGATATCGATAGAGTTTGA
- the LOC135618850 gene encoding GABA transporter 1-like, whose product MAAEEAVVGHGRDVAAADPNQLDAGALFVLKSKGSWMHCGYHLTTSIVAPALLSLPFALASLGWAPGVACLVVGAVVTFYSYNLLSLVLDHYAQLGRRQLRFRDMAHDILGPGWGRFYVGPIQFLVCFGAVVGQVLLGGQSLKTIYLIARPGGTMQLHEFVIVFGAFMLVLAQIPSFHSLRHINLVSLLLCLSYSACAAAGSIHAGTNAPQRDYSLPGNGQDRLFGALNAIAIIATTYGNGIIPEIQATVAPPVTGKMFKGLCLCYAVVVATFFSVAISGYWAFGNRAQGYVLANFDLEDGTTLVPKWFLAMTTSLTLLQLAAVGVVYLQPTNEVLEGLFADPRKDQYSARNVTPRLIFRSLSIVVATLLAAMLPFFGDINAVIGAFGFLPLDFAVPSVFYNLTFKPSKRGVVFWLNTAIAVISSMLALLGSISAVRQVVLDAKTYKLFANV is encoded by the exons ATGGCTGCAGAGGAGGCAGTGGTCGGCCATGGCCGTGATGTTGCTGCAGCTGACCCAAATCAGCTTGATGCTGGAGCTCTCTTTGTTCTCAAGTCCAAAG GCTCGTGGATGCACTGCGGCTACCATCTGACGACCTCCATCGTGGCCCCGGCCCTGCTCAGCCTCCCTTTCGCGCTGGCGTCGCTCGGCTGGGCGCCCGGAGTTGCGTGCCTCGTCGTGGGCGCCGTCGTCACCTTCTACTCCTACAACCTCCTCTCCCTGGTTCTCGACCACTACGCTCAGCTCGGCCGCCGACAACTACGCTTCCGCGACATGGCTCACGACATCCTTG GGCCAGGATGGGGTCGCTTCTACGTTGGTCCGATACAGTTCTTGGTGTGCTTCGGTGCGGTCGTCGGCCAAGTCCTCTTGGGAGGGCAGAGCCTGAAG ACCATCTACTTGATCGCGAGGCCGGGAGGGACGATGCAGCTCCATGAGTTCGTGATCGTCTTCGGGGCCTTCATGCTGGTCCTCGCACAGATCCCCTCCTTCCACTCCCTCAGGCACATCAACCtcgtctctcttcttctttgcttgtcCTACAGTGCTTGTGCCGCTGCAGGTTCCATTCATGCAGGCACAAATGCTCCACAGAGGGATTACTCCCTTCCAGGCAACGGCCAGGACCGCCTCTTCGGTGCACTCAACGCCATCGCCATCATCGCCACCACCTACGGCAACGGCATCATCCCGGAGATACAA GCAACAGTTGCTCCTCCCGTCACGGGGAAGATGTTCAAGGGTCTCTGCCTCTGCTACGCCGTCGTGGTGGCGACCTTCTTCAGCGTGGCGATCTCCGGGTACTGGGCATTCGGCAACCGAGCCCAAGGCTACGTTCTTGCCAACTTCGATCTGGAAGACGGCACCACCCTCGTGCCCAAGTGGTTCCTCGCCATGACCACCTCATtaacccttctccaactagcagccGTCGGAGTG GTGTACTTGCAGCCGACGAACGAGGTTCTGGAGGGCCTGTTTGCCGACCCAAGAAAGGATCAATACTCTGCTCGAAATGTGACGCCGAGGCTCATCTTCCGGTCGCTGTCCATCGTGGTGGCAACCCTCCTAGCCGCCATGCTCCCTTTCTTCGGGGACATCAACGCCGTCATCGGCGCCTTCGGGTTCTTGCCGCTGGACTTCGCGGTGCCATCGGTCTTCTACAACCTCACCTTCAAGCCTTCCAAGAGGGGCGTCGTCTTCTGGCTCAACACTGCCATAGCCGTGATATCCTCCATGCTTGCGCTTCTGGGCTCCATATCTGCAGTGCGGCAAGTTGTTTTGGACGCCAAGACTTACAAACTTTTTGCTAATGTATGA